The Fictibacillus phosphorivorans genomic sequence ATTTCCGATTATCAAGATATCATGGACGACTTTGGAACGATGGAAGACTTTGATCTCCTGATGGAGGAAGTTCATAAGCGTGATATGAAGCTGATCATTGACCTAGTTCTTAACCATACGAGTGACGAGCACCAATGGTTCATCGAGTCTCGTTCATCTAAAGAAAATCCAAAGCGCGATTGGTACATTTGGAGAGACGGTAAAGACGGCAAAGAGCCAAACAACTGGGAAAGTATTTTCTCCGGATCTGCATGGCAATATGATGAAAAGACAGATCAATATTACCTCCATGTTTTCTCAACAAAACAACCAGACGTAAACTGGGAAAACCCAGAGGTTCGCGAAGCTCTTTATGACACAGTTAACTGGTGGTTGGATAAAGGAATCGACGGTTTCCGTATCGATGCGATCAGCCATATTAAAAAGCGTGATGGCTTCCCTGACATGCCGAACCCGAAGAACGAAAAGTACGTGTCTTCCTTTGACATGCACATGAACCAAAAAGGCATTCACACGTTCCTTCAAGAGTTCAAAGACCGCACATACGCAAACTATGATGTAATGACGGTTGGTGAAGCAAACGGCGTTAAGATTGACGAAGCGGACCTTTGGGTAGGAAAAGAAAACGGAAAGATGGACATGATCTTCCAATTCGAACACCTCGGCCTCTGGGATGCAGAAACCAATCCGGAAGTAGATATCGTTGAACTGAAAAAAGTGTTAACACGCTGGCAAAAAGGTCTTGAAAAAGAAGGCTGGAACGCACTGTTCATTGAAAACCATGACAAACCACGCGTTGTTTCCACTTGGGGCAATGATGATGAGTTTTGGTATGAAAGTGCAACGAGCTTCGGCGCGATGTATTTCTTGATGCAAGGAACACCGTTCATCTATCAAGGCCAAGAGATTGGAATGACGAATGTACAGTTTGACTCGATTGAAGATTATGATGATGTCGCTGACAAAAATCGTTACCGCATCAAGCGCGAAGAAGGCGTTTCACACGAAGATATCATGTCTGTGATCTGGGCATCGTCTCGTGACAACAGCCGTACTCCGATGCAGTGGAACAGTGATGAGAACGCTGGATTCACAACGGGTACTCCTTGGATGAAAGTCAATCCGAATTTCACAGAAATCAACGTGGAAAAGCAAGAACAAGACGAGCATTCGATCTTAAGCTTTTATAAGAAAATGATCGCATTAAAAAAAAAGAACGAAGTCTTCACGTACGGTGTATATGATCTGATCCTTGAAGAAGATGAGCAGATCTATGCGTACACTCGTACACTTGGAGAGGAAAAGATCGTTGTGATCACGAACCTTTCTAAGACGGAAGCGAAGTTTGAAACAGAATTGAAGTTGAACGCTAATGATCTGTTATTAGCAAATAAAGAAGTTGCAGCTCATGACGATGTAACAAGCGTAGCGTTACAACCGTATGAAGCGCGTGTATATCGCGTGAAAGCTTAACAAACAAAAGCGTGCTATCCGATTAGGGAGAGCACGCTTTTTTAATGTGGCAATCTTTTTTCAAACCGAATAAAGGAATACAGTCGCAGAAGTACAATCAACGTACCCACGATTGTTAAAACAGGCGATAAATTCGTGAATAACGGTAACCACGCTAAAACAAACGCAACAAGCGCTGTTAAATTTCCTGAAAATCCATTGATCGGCTGAGTTCCTACAAGCCCCGCCCCTCTTAAGGAATTTTCATAACACGATCTATGATACGGTCGCAACTTAAAAAAGGCCCATACGGTACGCAGCTCTTCTCTTTGTTTGATCGGCATCAAACAGCTATCACAGTTTAGTTCTTTTTTCATTATTTCTTCTCCTTCAGTAACAAATCTCTCCCTCTATTCTACCAATCCTTCGATCAATCCTATAGCTTTTTAAAAGGACTTTTTGGGATAGAAGGAGAATTTTAACGTGAGGAGTGATGCTATGATAAAAAAGGTAAGGATCAAGCCCATTTATATGGATAAGCTTCAGCTCTTGATGAACCGTTTAGATGACGATTTTGTTAGACAGAGTCTTGAAGTAGAACTGAGTAAGATGACGGCCGGTTACCGCGGCGAAGACTCTATCAACTATTTTTTGAACATGCTTCCGAACAAGAAAGAATGCCACGTTCTGCACGACCTTCGAATTCCCCATGAATCTACTTTTTTTCAAATCGACACGCTTATTGTAAATCCCACCTACATTCTTATTATTGAAGTGAAGAACATCTCCGGAAACCTTTTCTTCGATCATACTTTCAATCAACTAATACGCACAAAAAACGGTATAGAAGAACCCTTTCAAGATCCTATTTCACAAGTTGAACGACAAAAATACCAGCTTGAGCACTGACTTAGTAAAAATAAATACCCCACTGTTCCCATCGAGACTCTTGTTGTTATGACTCATTCGCAATCTGTTCTGAAGACAAACGATGTATCGAGCCGTATATCGAAAAAAGTGATTCATAGTGTTCAGCTGCTAGACCGTATCCGGCAGCTTCAACTAAAGTATAAACAGCATGTCATTGTTGCTGGAGATGTAATGAACAAGATTACCCGACGATTGATCAAAGAACACACCCCACGGGATGTAGATGTCATGGAGCGGTATAAGATTAGTAAGGAGATGATTATTAAGGGGGTGCAGTGTGAGGGGTGTTTTGTTTTTGGGATGATAAAAGGCTATCGTACCTGGAATTGTCCGCATTGTTCACATTCAAGCAGGAATCCCCACATAAGGGCGCTCAAAGATTACTCCCTTTTCATCCAAAATACGATAACCAACCAGCAAGCACGTGATTTTCTGAAGCTTTCTTCTATTTCGGTAGCATCCAAGCTCTTAGTATCTATGAAATTGCCTTATACAGGTGCAACAAGAGGGCGAACATATGATTTAAGCTCCTTAAAAGACCTTCAGAAATAATAATCTGTCCGATTGAGTATTGAATCTGTCCATTCTTGTATTTAATCTGTCCATTTCGAGCAATAATCTGTCCAATCTTGCATATAATCTGTCCAATTCAGCAATTAATCTGTCCATTCTCGAAACCCAACGCACCAACCACTGCACAAACAAAAAACACCCAAATTAATGGATGCTTTTCGACGTGCGGCTCACTGATTTACGTTTCCGCTTCTTCTCTTCCACAGTTTCATTCTGATTCATCCCATAACCAAGCGAAGGATACAGATTCCCTGGTGCTGGATCAACAAACTGAGTCTGGTTAAAGTACACATGAGGTGTCTTCCATAGTGCAACAAGTGCTTTCCAGTGCGGCATCTCGTGATAGCGCTCTGGCCACATCTCTTTGATGTGCTTTTTCACGAGCGGGTAATATTTTGGACTCATACCCGGGAACAGATGATGCTCCGTATGGTAAGAGAAGTTAAAATGAATCACATCGATCCATTTTGGAACCGTAACCGTTAAGCTGTTCGCTAACGGATCGTTCACGTCTGTCATTGGGTTCAAGCGGTGATTGGTTGAGATATAGCTCATTACGATCGCGTTTGCGATCAACAATGGCAGCAATACCGCAAAGAACCATTTAACCGGTCCTAGCCATGCTAACAATCCTAGCCACATCGCCCACGGCAATAGCAGTTGAATCCATACGGAAGGACGTTTGCTTGGTTTGAACTCTGTAATAAACCGTTTGAACATGAAAAGTCCGTGCAGCGTAAATGAAACAGATAAAAAAGCAAAGCTTACGATCGAACGCATCCACATTGGAAGCTTGTACACTTTTTGAAGCAATGGTTTGTGAGACAAGTTCTCTAGCGTCGGCCATGCATCCGGGTCTTTTCCATCATGTTGAGTATGAACGTGGTGCGTTGTATTGTGCCACTTTCTCCATAATTTCGGTCCTACACTTAACGGCCAAAAGGCAACTGCTCCTAAAAAGTCACGAAGCCAAGGCTTTCGGATAACGGTGCCGTGCAGGATCTCATGGCCTAAGAAGCCCATTCCCGCAAAACACGTTCCTAATATTACAGCGATTCCAATCCCTAACCAAGGGTGTAAATTATTCAATAACCCGATAACTAAAATACCGGCGATTGCGATCAATAAGTAGACTAGTCCTCCCCATAATCTTGAAGGCACTGGCTTAAAGGCTTCTTTCGGCAGCTTTGGAGCGATTTTTGCTGCATACCAGCCAAACGATTGTAGATCTTTCATTTGCTCAACTCCTCTAATCTGACTCTTTCGAATTCTCGTACAATACTATCGTAACAAGGATTGTTTTATGAAGCAACCGTTTTTGTTACCTGGTAATAATAGTTGGTATTATGTACCCACAAAAAAAGGGACCATCCAAAGGATAGCCTACTTTCAAAAGAAATAATCTTACATATATTCAAGTTTTAACACGTTTAACTTTTGATCTGTCTCTCTTTCGATCACCTGTAGCAAACGTCGGTCTTTCTGAGCAACGAACGTCACCGCGAGTCCTTTTCCTCCAGCACGTCCCGTTCTTCCGATTCGATGAATATAGCTTTCTGCATCGAGCGCGATGTCGTAATTAAATACATGTGTTACACCGTCAACATCAAGACCGCGTGCTGCTACATCCGTAGCTACTAAAAACTGAATCTCCCCTTCACGAAAGCGTCGCATCACGTCCTCTCGCTTCGCTTGAGAAAGATCGCCATGCAGTTCATCAGAGTTATAACCCATATTTTGCAGCGCTTCGTTCAACTTGCTGGCTCTTCTTTTCGTTCGGCAAAAAATAATCGCTAAATACGGACGCAGCAGTCTGATCGTTTGAACGAGATCGTTCTGCTTCCCTCGATCTGTTGTTTCCACGATTCGCTGGCGAATTTCTTTTAATGTAATCTGTTTCGTTTTCACATGAATATCTTGAGGATCATTGGTATACGTTTCAGCCAGCTTTTTCACTTCATCAGGCATCGTCGCGGAAAAAAGTAACGTTTGGCGATCTTCAGGCACCTCATACATGATGTCTTCTATATCATCTAAAAATCCGATATGAAGCATCTGATCCGCTTCATCTAGCACGAACGTTGAAACATGAGATAAGTCGATCGTCTCTCGTCGAATATGATCAAGCAGTCTTCCAGGTGTTGCGACAACAACATGTACCTTGCCCTCTAGCTTGTGCATCTGCGCGATCACATCCTGCCCACCGTAAACAGCGAGCACGTTGATCTCACCGAGAGCTTCTGTAAGTTTGCGTACTTCAGCTGTGATCTGAATGGCAAGCTCACGCGTCGGTGCGACGATCAACCCTTGAACCGCATCCCGTTCAGCATCAACTTTTTGCAGAAGAGGAAGCACGAAAGCAAGTGTCTTTCCCGTACCCGTTTGAGCTTGTCCCACAACATCCTTACCCTCTAAGATGACAGGAATCGTTTCCTTTTGAATAGGTGTAGGTTCACCGATTCCGTTTTGAAGCAAAATATCTATCAATTCATCATGAATCCCTAATTCTTTAAAACCCATCTACTTTTTCCCCAATTTCTTTACTTTTTCTGTGCAGCTTTCCATTGCCGCTAACACTGCACCACGAAAACGTTCTTGCTCGAGTGTTGCGACTGCCGCAATCGTTGCTCCACCTGGAGACGTTACTTGATCTTTTAACTCGCCAGGATGCTTTCCTGTTTCAAGCACCATCTGCGCTGCTCCTAAAACCGCTTGTGCCGCTAAACGATAGGATTGATCACGTGACAAGCCTTGTACTACGCCTCCGTCTGCCATCGCCTCAATCATCATGTACACGTAAGCTGGTGAAGAACCGCTGATCGCAGGAATCGCATCCATCTGAGATTCTACTATCACTTCTACTTTACCGAAGCTGCCGAGCAACTCCTCAACCGTCTGCAGTTCATCATCCGTTATCTCATCATTTACAGAAACAGCCGTCATACCTGCTCCGACAAGTGATGGGGTGTTCGGCATCGTTCGTACCACTTTCATTTGTTTTCCGAAAGCGTGCTCCACGTCTTCCGTTGTAATCCCAGCTGCAATCGTTACGATGATCGCATCAGGTTTTACGAATTCCTTTACCTCTTCAATCACTTCAAAATAAGAATATGGCGCTACCGCAAGAAACAGCACGTCTGCTGCTTTTGCCACATCACTGTTTGACGAGAACGTGTGAATACCATATTGCTTCTCTACATACAGGCGTGTCTTTTCCGTTCGCATGCTCGCGATAATCTGATCAGGACTGATCAAGCCTGAACTGATCATACCTCCTGCCATCGCTTGCGCCATCTTTCCAAAACCTATAAATCCTATTTTTTTCTCCATACTCTATGCACTTCTTTCTATCTTTTATAAAGGGAAATATCTACTTATACAGAATACACATACCGATAGCTTTACCTTTAGTAAACCACAAATACATAAGGTGTGTGAAATGGATGGAGAAGTTCACTCTTAAAGAATGGCATCGCAAACAGGCTGTAGAGAATTTTAATAAAACGTGGGACATGATCGAAAAGAAAGACCGCACGAAGAAAGAAGACGTAGAAATGATTCATACCGCTCACGCCTCGCGCTTTCATTGGGGACAAATCGGAGAACCTCTCCACTTCGCACGTGGAGAATGGCAGCTCTCAAGAGTGTATGCCCTACTAAACATGAGCGAGTCCGCGCTTTTTCACGGGAAACACTCTCTAGAACTCTGTTTGGAGAACAACATAACCGATTTTGATCTGGCTTTCGCGTATGAAGCTCTTGCACGTGCTTATCTAGTAAAAGATGATGAAACCAGTATGGAAGAGTATTTTGCTCTAGCGCTACAAGCTTCTCAACAGATTATGAAAAAAGAGGATAAAGAATATTTCATTTCCGAGCTGAACTCCATTAAACTAGGAAGTAGAACATAACGTACATAAGGAGGATTTTTGCTATGACAGATAAAATCGTCAATTACTTAAAAGAAAATCGCGACACGCATTTAGAAGAGTTAACAGACTGGCTTGCTGTTCCGAGTGTAAGTGCATTGCCAGAGCACAAAGAAGACGTTCGAAAAGGTGCAGAATGGATCGCAGATAGCCTTACGAATGCTGGAATGGACAATGTGAAAATCTATGAAACAGACGGGCATCCTGTTGTTTATGGAGACTGGTTAAAGGCAGAAGGCAAGCCGACCGTACTCGTTTATGGCCATTACGATGTACAGCCTGTCGATCCGATCGAGCTATGGGAATCTCCGCCTTATGAAGCTACCATCCGCGATAACAAACTATACGCGCGCGGAGCATCAGATGACAAAGGCCAAACGTTCATGCACGTAAAAGTTTTACAAGCCATATTAAAATCAGAAGGTACACTCCCTCTTAACTTCAAGTTCTGTATCGAAGGTGAAGAAGAGATCGGGAGTCCAAGTCTTCCGAAGTTTATTGAGGAAAATAAAGATTTACTAGCAGCAGACGTTATTGTTATTTCGGATACAGGCATGCTAGATCGCGGAAAACCAGCGATCTGCTACGGCCTTCGCGGCATGTGTGCGATGCAAGTGGATGTTACGGGACCAAACAGTGATCTCCATTCCGGTCTATATGGTGGTGCTGTTCAGAACCCGCTGCACGCGATCACAGAGCTTCTTCAATCGTTCCGTGATGAAAACGGACGCATTTTAGTAGATGGCTTCTATGATAATGTACAAGAATTGACGAAAGAAGAAAGAGAAGCATTCCGCGCTCTTCCTCTAACAGAAGAAGCGCTTAAGAATCAGCTTGGCGTAACAGAGCTCACAGGTGAAGAAGGTTACTCTCACATCGAACGTACATGGGCCCGCCCTACTTTAGAGTTAAACGGCGTATGGGGAGGGTTCCAAGGTGAAGGAATCAAGACTGTAATCCCTGCAAAAGCACACGCAAAGATCAGCTGCCGACTCGTACCGAACCAAGAGCCAGATGAGATCATCGAAAAAGTAAAAGCTCACATTGAAAAGCATAAGCCAGCAGGCATTGATGTGAAAGTTACCCTTTTCGATAAAGGAGCTCCATACGTAACACCGTTCGATCACCCAGCCATCCAAGCGGCTGCACGTTCTTACGAAAAAGTGTACGGTGTACCAACAGCGTTCACACGTGGTGGCGGATCGATCCCAATCGTAGCAACGTTCGACCAAATGCTGAATATTCCCGTCGTATTAATGGGCTTCGGACTATCAACAGAAAACTTCCATGCACCAAACGAGCACTTCCATCTCGAAAACTTCGACAAAGGCATGGAAACACTAGCAGACTATTGGTTCGAACTCGAAAAATCCATCCAAAAAGAAACAACAACAAAATAAAACAGATGAAGCTGACAGGAAAGAAATCTTGTCAGCTTTTTTTACTCGGATTGAAACATGGCGTGTGTTTTGAATTTGTTCTTTGATTATTAGACACCCTTGCAAGTTGATTGAAGTGGAAGGTGCGAGACTCCTGTGGGACAAGCGGTCAGGTGAGACCCTTAATGGCGCAAAGTGGCAAGGGGCTCACCGCCTGCCCCGCGGAAAGCGAAGCACCTGAAACGGAGATCAACTCCCCCAACCACAACACATAAATTCCCACAAGAGACCTTTTCGTTTTCACCCCTCAGTGTGATATAATCAACCAATCACAACAAAGAAACGGAGAGTATAAACATGCTTTCATTTGAAGATAAAATTGCTTTAATCGAAGAAAACTTCCCAGAGCTCGACATGCACGAGGTATCCCTCGGCCGCTTGAACTTCCACTTTGAAGAAAGTGTACAAGACAAGAAAATCGTCGTATACCACCTTCACCCGAACGGAAACGGCTTCGTTTATGGCGGACACCTGCCACAGAGCGTAAAAAACGACAAAGGCTATGTGAACATCCGAGACTATGAAGCAGAAGAATTAATTGCTCTGATTCAAGACTCCATGGAGTTTTTATCAAAGAAACATGGTTGGCAGCAACCAAAGAAAGATCGTTCTGATGACGAAGAACGTAAAGAAGAACACTGGTACAGCCATAGCCACGAGGAAATTCGCCTCGTAGGAGAAGATGGCATGTGGTTCATCTTTGATGAAGATGATGCACTAGAAGCTGCATTTGAAACATATGCAGAAGCAGAAGGTTATTTAAAAGAAGCGGATTTTAAAAAGAAAAAATAGAGGTGACTTAGATGGCTGAGGAGAAAAAGAAATTAAGCTTTCAAGAAATCGCGAAGCAGCGTTTAGCTGAAAAGAAAGCACAGCAATCAGGCGGATCATTCAGCAAGGGGCCTGTGAAAGTGGCGAACCA encodes the following:
- a CDS encoding glycoside hydrolase family 13 protein, with protein sequence MEKVWWKEAVGYQIYPRSFQDSNGDGIGDLKGIIQRLDYIKDLGIDVIWICPMYKSPNDDNGYDISDYQDIMDDFGTMEDFDLLMEEVHKRDMKLIIDLVLNHTSDEHQWFIESRSSKENPKRDWYIWRDGKDGKEPNNWESIFSGSAWQYDEKTDQYYLHVFSTKQPDVNWENPEVREALYDTVNWWLDKGIDGFRIDAISHIKKRDGFPDMPNPKNEKYVSSFDMHMNQKGIHTFLQEFKDRTYANYDVMTVGEANGVKIDEADLWVGKENGKMDMIFQFEHLGLWDAETNPEVDIVELKKVLTRWQKGLEKEGWNALFIENHDKPRVVSTWGNDDEFWYESATSFGAMYFLMQGTPFIYQGQEIGMTNVQFDSIEDYDDVADKNRYRIKREEGVSHEDIMSVIWASSRDNSRTPMQWNSDENAGFTTGTPWMKVNPNFTEINVEKQEQDEHSILSFYKKMIALKKKNEVFTYGVYDLILEEDEQIYAYTRTLGEEKIVVITNLSKTEAKFETELKLNANDLLLANKEVAAHDDVTSVALQPYEARVYRVKA
- a CDS encoding nuclease-related domain-containing protein — encoded protein: MIKKVRIKPIYMDKLQLLMNRLDDDFVRQSLEVELSKMTAGYRGEDSINYFLNMLPNKKECHVLHDLRIPHESTFFQIDTLIVNPTYILIIEVKNISGNLFFDHTFNQLIRTKNGIEEPFQDPISQVERQKYQLEH
- a CDS encoding fatty acid desaturase family protein; translation: MKDLQSFGWYAAKIAPKLPKEAFKPVPSRLWGGLVYLLIAIAGILVIGLLNNLHPWLGIGIAVILGTCFAGMGFLGHEILHGTVIRKPWLRDFLGAVAFWPLSVGPKLWRKWHNTTHHVHTQHDGKDPDAWPTLENLSHKPLLQKVYKLPMWMRSIVSFAFLSVSFTLHGLFMFKRFITEFKPSKRPSVWIQLLLPWAMWLGLLAWLGPVKWFFAVLLPLLIANAIVMSYISTNHRLNPMTDVNDPLANSLTVTVPKWIDVIHFNFSYHTEHHLFPGMSPKYYPLVKKHIKEMWPERYHEMPHWKALVALWKTPHVYFNQTQFVDPAPGNLYPSLGYGMNQNETVEEKKRKRKSVSRTSKSIH
- the proC gene encoding pyrroline-5-carboxylate reductase; translation: MEKKIGFIGFGKMAQAMAGGMISSGLISPDQIIASMRTEKTRLYVEKQYGIHTFSSNSDVAKAADVLFLAVAPYSYFEVIEEVKEFVKPDAIIVTIAAGITTEDVEHAFGKQMKVVRTMPNTPSLVGAGMTAVSVNDEITDDELQTVEELLGSFGKVEVIVESQMDAIPAISGSSPAYVYMMIEAMADGGVVQGLSRDQSYRLAAQAVLGAAQMVLETGKHPGELKDQVTSPGGATIAAVATLEQERFRGAVLAAMESCTEKVKKLGKK
- a CDS encoding dipeptidase; this encodes MTDKIVNYLKENRDTHLEELTDWLAVPSVSALPEHKEDVRKGAEWIADSLTNAGMDNVKIYETDGHPVVYGDWLKAEGKPTVLVYGHYDVQPVDPIELWESPPYEATIRDNKLYARGASDDKGQTFMHVKVLQAILKSEGTLPLNFKFCIEGEEEIGSPSLPKFIEENKDLLAADVIVISDTGMLDRGKPAICYGLRGMCAMQVDVTGPNSDLHSGLYGGAVQNPLHAITELLQSFRDENGRILVDGFYDNVQELTKEEREAFRALPLTEEALKNQLGVTELTGEEGYSHIERTWARPTLELNGVWGGFQGEGIKTVIPAKAHAKISCRLVPNQEPDEIIEKVKAHIEKHKPAGIDVKVTLFDKGAPYVTPFDHPAIQAAARSYEKVYGVPTAFTRGGGSIPIVATFDQMLNIPVVLMGFGLSTENFHAPNEHFHLENFDKGMETLADYWFELEKSIQKETTTK